A genomic stretch from Verrucomicrobiota bacterium includes:
- a CDS encoding 30S ribosomal protein S6: MTLTKQKYKTSIILDTRDQVKTAQELFEDVKATLETLGATIIREIDQGRREFVRVTDRRFTAGHYFELRLEAPETFASDVQSKFRLDKVVYRIIVQS, from the coding sequence ATGACGCTGACAAAACAGAAATATAAAACATCCATAATTCTCGACACTCGTGACCAAGTAAAAACAGCTCAAGAGTTGTTTGAGGATGTAAAAGCTACACTCGAAACGTTGGGTGCGACTATTATTAGAGAAATTGATCAAGGTCGTAGGGAATTTGTAAGAGTGACCGATCGTAGATTTACCGCAGGACACTACTTCGAACTTCGACTCGAAGCTCCCGAAACTTTCGCCAGCGACGTTCAGAGTAAATTCCGCTTGGATAAAGTTGTTTATAGGATCATTGTTCAATCCTGA
- the pth gene encoding aminoacyl-tRNA hydrolase produces the protein MSVSVFAGLGNPGKSYLETRHNVGFQVLDTYVEAKAGTWKHESKLLCDLFVLKRGARTCYFVKPQTFMNLSGDALNKVANYFKVPPSSVVVLYDDINLELGRLKVNQTGSAGGHNGVEDVIRKLGEDFIRFRIGIGTKYPPEIDLADFVLGTFTTVEADVIKQQIEHYHKAMDLLLNRGASIAMNQFNQRKTKHDADKTEI, from the coding sequence ATGTCTGTCTCCGTTTTTGCCGGTCTAGGCAACCCGGGGAAATCCTATTTGGAAACCCGCCACAATGTAGGATTCCAAGTCTTGGACACTTATGTAGAAGCTAAAGCTGGCACGTGGAAACACGAAAGCAAGTTGCTCTGTGATCTCTTCGTATTAAAAAGAGGCGCTCGCACCTGTTATTTTGTCAAGCCACAGACTTTCATGAACCTTAGTGGCGATGCTCTTAATAAAGTAGCTAACTACTTCAAGGTACCACCATCCTCAGTTGTTGTTCTTTACGACGATATTAATCTGGAACTAGGTAGGCTAAAGGTTAATCAGACCGGTAGCGCTGGTGGTCATAACGGGGTTGAAGATGTGATTCGCAAATTGGGTGAAGACTTCATCCGCTTCCGAATCGGCATAGGAACGAAATATCCTCCTGAAATTGACCTGGCAGATTTTGTGTTAGGAACATTTACAACCGTTGAGGCAGACGTAATCAAACAACAGATAGAACATTATCATAAAGCCATGGACCTGCTTCTCAATCGAGGAGCCAGTATTGCCATGAATCAATTCAATCAAAGAAAAACCAAGCATGACGCTGACAAAACAGAAATATAA
- a CDS encoding 50S ribosomal protein L25 translates to MSDLNISVDPRKEVGRGSNRRLRSSGKIPGVIYSKGESRAVSFDSKEFEKLRKSLIGRTPLVTLTEGKKEVLALIQEIQAHPIKDFFFNVDFLEVTRGEEMTAHAALHVVGEPDGVKNEGGNLEVHLHEIEVTAIPSNIPDFIEVDVSALKAGDALHVADLPKIEGVTYHLHEDTVIVSVSGARVEEVVEPVEEPMDPEAEDSEEAPGEEENA, encoded by the coding sequence ATGTCAGATCTAAACATTTCAGTAGACCCACGCAAGGAAGTAGGCCGCGGTTCAAATCGCCGCCTACGTAGCTCCGGAAAGATTCCGGGTGTTATATATAGCAAGGGCGAATCCCGTGCGGTTTCCTTTGATAGTAAAGAGTTTGAGAAACTTCGTAAGTCGTTGATCGGAAGGACTCCTCTGGTTACGCTGACCGAGGGTAAGAAGGAGGTCCTGGCTTTGATTCAGGAGATTCAGGCTCATCCGATTAAAGATTTTTTCTTCAACGTTGACTTCCTGGAAGTGACCCGGGGGGAAGAGATGACAGCTCATGCTGCTTTACACGTCGTCGGTGAACCTGACGGAGTGAAAAACGAAGGCGGTAATCTGGAAGTTCATCTACATGAAATTGAAGTGACGGCTATTCCAAGCAATATCCCTGATTTTATAGAGGTGGATGTTTCCGCCCTAAAAGCGGGTGATGCTTTGCATGTTGCCGATTTACCCAAGATTGAAGGTGTAACTTATCACCTTCATGAAGATACGGTGATTGTAAGTGTTTCCGGTGCACGTGTTGAAGAAGTTGTTGAACCGGTAGAAGAGCCAATGGACCCTGAAGCAGAGGATTCAGAGGAAGCTCCAGGTGAAGAAGAAAACGCCTAA
- a CDS encoding Gfo/Idh/MocA family oxidoreductase: protein MKNDVRIGIIGLGNMGNFYARAILDGKVPGMCLSAVCDMDQGRIAAFEGVAQFTDTDELLNSGVVDAVHIATPHFFHTTLGIAALEAGLHVLVDKPISVHKADCERLIAAHTNKDQVFGGMFNQRTDPRYLKLKSLIDNGELGKINRIQWTVTDWFRTEAYYGSGAWRATWKGEGGGVLLNQCPHQLDLWQWLFGMPVEIYSQCDLGRFHDIEVEDAVTALMRYENGTTGVFISTTGESPGVNRLEIASERGLVLLEGGTIRWTRNEVESSAFSKESDQGFAKPASWNVEIPVGASGDQHMAVFKNFADAIRGEEALFSAAEDGIHSVELANAILYSGLKGQPVSLPLNSAEYEAVLNKLISESTHVKKVLEAKIETNMNASFQK from the coding sequence ATGAAGAACGACGTTAGAATTGGAATTATTGGATTAGGGAACATGGGTAATTTTTATGCTCGGGCTATACTGGATGGGAAAGTTCCCGGCATGTGCCTGAGCGCTGTCTGTGACATGGACCAAGGGCGGATCGCCGCATTCGAAGGCGTCGCTCAATTTACGGATACGGATGAACTGCTCAATTCCGGCGTCGTGGATGCCGTCCATATCGCAACTCCGCACTTTTTTCACACCACACTGGGCATTGCAGCATTGGAAGCGGGATTGCACGTGCTCGTCGATAAGCCCATTTCCGTTCACAAGGCCGATTGTGAGAGACTCATTGCTGCTCATACAAACAAGGATCAGGTATTTGGTGGTATGTTTAATCAGCGAACGGATCCTCGTTACTTAAAGCTAAAAAGCCTGATCGATAATGGAGAACTGGGGAAAATTAACCGCATTCAATGGACGGTTACTGACTGGTTCCGCACCGAGGCTTACTATGGATCCGGCGCCTGGCGCGCTACATGGAAAGGTGAAGGGGGAGGGGTATTACTTAACCAATGCCCACACCAATTGGATTTGTGGCAATGGTTATTTGGTATGCCTGTGGAAATCTATTCTCAATGCGACCTTGGGCGATTCCATGACATTGAGGTTGAAGATGCGGTTACGGCACTTATGCGCTATGAGAATGGGACTACCGGAGTGTTTATTTCAACAACCGGCGAATCGCCAGGTGTAAATCGACTGGAAATTGCCTCTGAGCGAGGACTTGTATTGCTGGAAGGTGGCACGATCCGATGGACCAGAAACGAAGTGGAATCGTCTGCATTCTCAAAAGAATCCGACCAGGGCTTCGCAAAACCTGCTTCCTGGAACGTTGAAATCCCGGTTGGAGCTTCCGGGGACCAGCATATGGCCGTTTTCAAAAACTTCGCGGATGCTATTCGTGGTGAAGAGGCATTATTCTCCGCCGCGGAAGACGGCATTCACTCTGTCGAGCTCGCCAATGCGATTCTTTACTCTGGCCTCAAGGGGCAACCCGTTTCGCTGCCACTCAACAGCGCCGAATACGAAGCCGTCCTCAACAAGCTGATTTCAGAGTCGACCCATGTTAAGAAAGTGTTGGAAGCCAAGATTGAGACGAATATGAATGCCTCTTTTCAAAAGTAG
- a CDS encoding Gfo/Idh/MocA family oxidoreductase: MKFGIFGGSMIARFHAQAITAMQHSTLEAIYARRESTAEALAKEFGCKAYSNEDDFFNDSEIDIITIATPSGAHLEPALKAAAAGKHIICEKPLEVSTERTDRMIEAADKAGVTLSGIFNRRFNPALKAFKAAVDQHRFGNIALAGASVRWYRSPEYYNSSEWKGTWKWDGGGALRNQSIHAIDQLLYLMGPVKSVAAFMTRATHKDIEVEDTAVAILEFEKGARGIIEGSTACWSKSGNPARIYINGDQGSVIMADDGFRQWEFRESLNEDSHILENLMIEPYSKGLGANDPSAINPEGHMLNFEDVVSAIQNGKCPSVDGREARKAIELISAIYKSANQNGQPVTL; encoded by the coding sequence ATGAAATTTGGTATATTTGGAGGAAGCATGATCGCGCGATTTCATGCGCAAGCTATCACTGCAATGCAGCATTCTACTCTGGAGGCCATCTATGCGAGACGAGAATCCACCGCCGAAGCGCTCGCCAAAGAATTCGGCTGCAAGGCCTACTCAAATGAAGATGATTTTTTCAACGATAGTGAAATCGACATCATCACCATCGCAACCCCGTCAGGCGCACATTTGGAGCCTGCATTAAAAGCCGCCGCAGCCGGGAAACATATCATTTGTGAAAAACCTCTCGAAGTTTCTACAGAACGGACAGACAGGATGATTGAAGCTGCGGACAAAGCCGGCGTCACTTTATCGGGTATATTTAACCGTAGATTCAACCCGGCGTTGAAGGCTTTCAAAGCAGCTGTTGACCAACATCGGTTTGGCAACATCGCTTTGGCAGGTGCGTCAGTGCGTTGGTATCGATCTCCAGAATATTACAATTCCAGCGAATGGAAGGGAACCTGGAAGTGGGACGGTGGAGGCGCATTGAGAAACCAATCCATCCATGCGATTGATCAACTGCTCTATTTGATGGGGCCCGTAAAATCCGTGGCAGCTTTCATGACGAGGGCAACGCACAAAGACATCGAAGTGGAAGACACGGCCGTAGCCATTCTAGAGTTTGAAAAGGGTGCACGGGGAATCATCGAAGGCTCGACTGCATGCTGGTCGAAATCAGGAAATCCTGCCAGAATCTACATCAATGGAGATCAAGGTTCGGTAATTATGGCAGACGATGGTTTTCGCCAATGGGAATTCAGAGAGTCTTTGAATGAAGACAGCCACATTCTGGAAAACCTTATGATCGAGCCCTACAGCAAAGGATTGGGAGCGAATGACCCTTCAGCCATAAACCCCGAAGGACACATGCTCAACTTTGAGGACGTCGTATCTGCCATCCAAAACGGGAAATGCCCATCTGTGGATGGACGTGAGGCAAGAAAAGCGATTGAACTTATTTCAGCGATTTACAAAAGCGCTAATCAAAACGGACAACCAGTAACCTTATAA
- a CDS encoding Gfo/Idh/MocA family oxidoreductase produces the protein MSQKADGMSYNPEGQSKVVVEPGAFPYAAAYLDHMHIIGMTSALQQAGGELRYIYDTDPKRAAEFHEKFPEAKLVDDFQIILDDPAIKLVAAAAIPDQRCSIGLQVMDAGKDYFTDKCPFTSLDQLAQARAKVKETGKKYMVYFSERLHNAPTFAAGELVREGAIGKLLQVIVTAPHRLSKGNRPDWFFDKARYGGILTDIGSHQFEQFLHYGETTQAKINYSRVENFNNPDKPGLDDFGETSLTLSNGVSCYCRIDWFTPDAARAWGDGRLFALGTEGYIEVRKYLDVGRPNNPPSLFLVNNKEEREITFEGAQHFPFFGDLILDCLNRTENAMTQEHAFMSAELSLKAQELGESNRSN, from the coding sequence ATGAGTCAAAAAGCCGATGGCATGAGCTACAACCCTGAGGGGCAATCCAAAGTGGTAGTAGAACCTGGAGCATTTCCATACGCAGCAGCTTACCTGGATCACATGCACATCATTGGAATGACCAGTGCTTTGCAGCAGGCGGGAGGAGAATTGCGTTATATCTATGATACAGATCCGAAGCGGGCAGCGGAGTTTCATGAAAAGTTTCCAGAAGCCAAACTTGTAGACGATTTTCAGATCATTTTGGATGACCCGGCGATCAAGCTTGTAGCCGCCGCCGCAATTCCTGATCAGCGCTGCAGCATCGGCCTTCAAGTCATGGATGCGGGCAAAGACTATTTTACCGACAAATGCCCATTTACTTCCCTCGATCAACTCGCGCAGGCCCGAGCGAAAGTAAAGGAAACCGGCAAGAAATACATGGTGTATTTTAGTGAGCGCCTGCATAACGCACCCACTTTCGCAGCTGGTGAATTGGTTCGCGAAGGCGCTATCGGGAAACTCCTCCAAGTCATCGTTACAGCACCCCATCGCCTAAGTAAGGGAAATCGCCCTGATTGGTTTTTTGATAAGGCGCGTTACGGTGGAATATTAACGGACATCGGAAGCCACCAGTTTGAGCAATTCCTGCATTACGGGGAAACCACTCAAGCGAAGATCAATTATTCGCGAGTTGAGAATTTCAACAATCCGGATAAGCCAGGACTCGATGATTTTGGCGAAACATCACTGACCTTGAGCAATGGAGTTTCCTGTTACTGCCGTATAGATTGGTTCACACCTGATGCTGCACGCGCTTGGGGCGATGGTCGCCTTTTTGCCTTAGGTACAGAAGGCTATATTGAAGTCAGGAAGTATTTGGACGTTGGCAGGCCAAACAATCCCCCCAGCCTATTCCTGGTGAATAACAAAGAAGAGAGAGAAATCACCTTCGAAGGAGCCCAGCATTTCCCATTTTTTGGGGACCTCATTCTTGATTGTTTAAACCGAACTGAAAACGCAATGACACAAGAGCATGCATTCATGTCGGCGGAACTATCGTTAAAAGCCCAGGAGCTGGGAGAAAGTAACCGAAGCAATTAA
- a CDS encoding GspE/PulE family protein produces the protein MATELIGAPKPVLYNLKELRKNAEYERENNVIGKERIDRLEIEQLFKNKLKKRAIQTKEKKPFEELINIVDPAIPEEHRIIIKEYLDADSLRGVEDAVLKGLIGKRQAGELWANKIGVAYLDPIQSVITDDALSLIPEEIARKAGVLPLYLLNNVLTISTSNPRNEELNRRLKFISGHNISPIFAFPSEIKDAIEIHYASEEDVSTIIKRFQEQNKGVLEDLDELEIGHLAESEMLANIVDSIMHFGIKEGASDIHIEPMETKCRVRFRIDGRLREILSFNKSIHPAMASRIKILCKLDISEKRFPQDGRFEMPLGMVKAEFRVSFIPASYGSKIVIRILGSTGQKGAMTLDDMLVSGIVLKPWRRLIRSPNGIVFVTGPTGSGKTTTLYASLQELNSPEVNISTIEDPIEISLDGLTQSQVNHSIALGFPDLLRSLLRQDPDIILVGEIRDLETAKIATEAALTGHLVFATLHTNNAVQAVTRLVEIGIEPYMVAPSITAVLAQRLCARLDDANKEAYIPSEELLSGIFENPEFAKDLLLYRPTPNVTGTPQAYKGRVAIHELVTVTDEIRALISNRASAEELAVAAYKIGYRTLRFDALKKALLGLTSIDEVERITPQEFRS, from the coding sequence ATGGCAACTGAACTAATAGGCGCACCTAAACCAGTTTTATATAACCTCAAAGAATTGCGCAAAAATGCGGAATACGAACGCGAGAATAATGTTATAGGTAAAGAACGAATCGATCGTCTTGAGATTGAACAACTGTTCAAAAATAAACTCAAAAAGAGAGCGATTCAGACCAAAGAAAAGAAACCGTTTGAGGAGCTTATCAATATTGTTGATCCGGCCATACCGGAAGAGCACCGAATAATCATCAAAGAATATTTGGACGCGGATTCTTTAAGAGGAGTTGAGGATGCCGTTTTAAAAGGACTCATTGGCAAACGGCAGGCGGGTGAACTCTGGGCAAACAAAATCGGCGTTGCTTACCTGGATCCTATTCAATCGGTCATAACAGATGATGCCCTCAGTTTGATTCCAGAGGAAATTGCCCGAAAGGCAGGTGTCTTGCCCTTATATCTTTTAAATAATGTTCTAACTATTTCAACTTCGAATCCCCGAAATGAAGAGTTAAACCGTCGCCTGAAATTTATTAGTGGGCACAACATCAGCCCGATTTTTGCGTTTCCTTCTGAGATCAAAGACGCGATTGAAATTCATTATGCGTCCGAGGAGGATGTCAGCACTATTATAAAGCGTTTTCAGGAGCAAAACAAAGGAGTCTTGGAAGACCTGGATGAACTGGAAATTGGGCATCTGGCGGAATCCGAAATGTTGGCCAATATTGTGGATTCGATTATGCACTTCGGAATCAAAGAAGGAGCTTCCGATATCCATATAGAACCGATGGAAACTAAATGCCGTGTGCGCTTCCGGATTGATGGACGCCTGCGTGAGATACTAAGTTTTAATAAATCCATTCACCCGGCAATGGCTTCCCGTATCAAGATTCTTTGTAAACTTGATATTTCTGAAAAACGGTTTCCTCAAGATGGCCGTTTCGAAATGCCTCTGGGAATGGTGAAAGCGGAGTTCCGGGTGTCTTTTATTCCGGCTAGTTATGGGTCCAAGATCGTTATTCGGATTCTTGGATCAACTGGCCAAAAAGGTGCAATGACCCTGGATGATATGTTGGTTTCTGGCATTGTATTAAAACCTTGGAGACGTCTGATTCGTAGCCCCAATGGGATCGTATTTGTTACCGGACCTACCGGGAGTGGAAAGACGACCACGCTTTATGCTTCGCTACAGGAATTGAATTCTCCGGAGGTGAATATCTCCACTATTGAAGATCCTATAGAAATTTCCCTGGATGGGCTAACTCAGTCTCAGGTAAATCACTCTATTGCTCTTGGTTTCCCGGATTTACTTAGATCGTTACTGCGTCAGGATCCGGATATTATTCTTGTTGGTGAGATTCGAGACTTGGAGACTGCGAAGATTGCGACCGAAGCCGCATTAACCGGACACTTGGTTTTCGCCACTCTGCATACAAATAATGCGGTTCAGGCGGTAACTCGTTTGGTAGAAATCGGGATTGAGCCCTACATGGTTGCGCCTTCAATTACTGCCGTTCTTGCCCAAAGACTTTGTGCGAGATTGGATGACGCAAATAAGGAAGCATACATACCTTCTGAAGAATTGTTGTCTGGAATTTTTGAAAATCCGGAGTTTGCCAAGGATTTGTTGCTATACCGGCCGACCCCTAATGTAACGGGGACTCCCCAGGCTTACAAAGGTCGTGTTGCTATTCACGAATTGGTCACCGTCACCGATGAGATTCGGGCACTTATTTCGAATAGAGCCAGTGCGGAAGAACTAGCTGTGGCCGCTTATAAAATCGGATATCGTACGCTTCGCTTTGATGCGCTAAAGAAAGCATTACTGGGATTAACTTCTATCGACGAAGTTGAAAGGATTACGCCACAAGAGTTCCGTTCTTAA
- a CDS encoding response regulator transcription factor, giving the protein MKLPESVLLVEDESHIRLMFRKVFEMMGIPIIREAKNGLEACSEYGREPTDVVMMDINMPEMNGLDAMERILKADPAAIVIMLTSLSTRNAVDTSLKAGATYFIRKDTPITEMQSALAEVFERVFED; this is encoded by the coding sequence ATGAAATTACCTGAATCCGTGCTTTTAGTAGAAGACGAATCTCATATTCGTTTAATGTTCCGAAAGGTGTTTGAGATGATGGGTATTCCCATCATCCGCGAAGCTAAGAATGGTTTGGAAGCCTGTAGTGAATACGGTCGTGAACCAACGGATGTCGTCATGATGGACATCAATATGCCTGAAATGAATGGCTTGGATGCAATGGAGCGGATTCTAAAAGCAGATCCTGCAGCCATCGTAATCATGTTAACTTCCCTTAGCACGCGAAATGCGGTCGATACCAGTCTGAAAGCCGGTGCTACCTATTTCATCCGCAAGGACACTCCCATAACAGAAATGCAATCAGCGCTTGCCGAAGTGTTTGAGCGTGTTTTCGAAGACTAA
- a CDS encoding aminotransferase class I/II-fold pyridoxal phosphate-dependent enzyme: MLPNLKKKTPFVSSIQQRILSDELTKLRVQHDLWYQPFEKQEGNKVWLKGKQYLMLSSNDYLGLGFDPRVKEAARNALETWGTSPTGSRFANGSRYYHKELEEQIADFLGKEACHVHSAGYLSCVASVSCFVSKGDVVLVDRHVHSSLWDGLRLSHATIEKFRHNCPASLEEEISFVPEGRKKMLVFEGVYSMEGHIAPVDEFVEIAQRHDCFIVLDDAHGFGVLGTHGQGAAEHFGVQDSVDVISGSFSKSLASTGGFVAGDKAVIDYLRTYSKQTIFSAAINPTQAAMAGKALEIHREDPGFFKRLWANTHRYHAFLKGLGLDYWESKTPAVPIVAGNKEGAYFFSQRLMEKGVYANIIIPPGVPPGKELVRTAMSASFSEEDMQRIEEAITYASKALK, from the coding sequence ATGCTGCCCAATCTAAAAAAGAAGACTCCTTTTGTAAGCTCGATTCAGCAACGTATTCTTTCTGATGAGCTGACGAAGCTCCGCGTGCAGCATGATTTGTGGTATCAACCTTTTGAAAAACAGGAAGGCAACAAGGTTTGGTTAAAGGGGAAGCAATACCTGATGTTGTCCAGCAACGATTACCTGGGGCTCGGTTTTGATCCGCGAGTAAAAGAAGCCGCACGAAATGCATTGGAAACTTGGGGAACCAGCCCGACCGGATCTCGATTTGCGAATGGAAGTCGATACTACCACAAAGAACTTGAGGAACAGATTGCAGATTTTTTAGGTAAAGAAGCCTGCCATGTGCATTCAGCCGGCTACCTTTCCTGCGTAGCTTCAGTATCCTGTTTTGTGAGTAAAGGTGACGTGGTGCTGGTGGATCGACACGTACACTCGAGTCTCTGGGACGGGTTACGCCTGTCTCATGCGACCATCGAGAAGTTCAGGCATAACTGCCCGGCAAGTCTTGAAGAAGAGATATCTTTTGTGCCTGAAGGGCGGAAAAAAATGCTGGTATTTGAAGGCGTGTATTCCATGGAGGGCCACATAGCTCCGGTGGACGAATTTGTTGAGATTGCCCAACGTCATGATTGTTTTATTGTTTTGGACGATGCTCATGGGTTTGGAGTTCTTGGAACGCATGGCCAGGGAGCTGCGGAGCACTTTGGAGTTCAAGACTCGGTTGATGTTATCAGTGGTAGTTTTTCAAAATCGCTGGCCAGTACTGGTGGATTTGTCGCAGGTGACAAAGCAGTGATTGACTATTTGCGCACCTATTCCAAACAGACTATTTTTTCTGCGGCAATAAACCCTACACAAGCTGCCATGGCTGGCAAAGCCTTGGAGATTCACCGTGAAGACCCCGGGTTTTTCAAAAGACTATGGGCCAATACTCATCGGTACCATGCATTTCTCAAGGGACTTGGTTTAGACTATTGGGAAAGTAAAACGCCTGCCGTTCCAATCGTGGCAGGGAATAAGGAGGGCGCTTATTTCTTTTCTCAACGACTCATGGAAAAAGGGGTCTATGCCAATATCATCATTCCTCCCGGAGTTCCCCCTGGTAAGGAACTTGTCCGGACCGCTATGTCCGCGAGTTTCTCGGAGGAAGACATGCAGCGAATAGAGGAAGCAATCACTTATGCTTCAAAAGCGCTGAAGTAG